In the genome of Naumovozyma dairenensis CBS 421 chromosome 7, complete genome, the window ACCTTCCATTTGGCTTTCTCCCAAATCACCAATTACAACTGTAGGAAACTCTAGATCGTCTccttctttatatttttgtaaCAGTAAACAATTGGAAGGTTTCAAATCTCTATGAATGAGCCCAATGTCATGTAATTCATGTAAACCTCTTGCAATATCTCTCAGTATCGATATAATTTGTCTAGAGGATAACCCCTGTCTGTGATCCCCATCTAggctattattattattccttCTGGCATCTCTTTTCAACCTAAATCgtctctttctttcttcaatagatTCCAAATTAGGAGCCTTTGCAAAAACATCTCTTTCTATGCAATCCTCCAAATTCCCACCTTCACAAAACTGttgtaaaataaataagcATGGAATCTTCTCAGGTTCTAATACTCCCACCTCAGGAGTAGCACCAGGAACCACACCGCAAGAATCATCCATCTCAAGCCAAACATGATTATAAGTGATCAAATTGGCACTCTTATGAGTCAATGAACTTAAAGCCTTCACTTCACGTATACATTTATTGAACCATATCATGTCATTCCCTATGGGGATTTTCTTCAAGGCAAATATACCCAAATTCGTGTCACCTATTTTGTGCACTACTTTGAAGACTGAACCTCTTGCCCCATTAcctaataatgataacgTTGTGAAAAACTTATGGAAATAACCCGGTATGAATAATTCTGGTGGAATAAAGAAgcttttattattgttgttctGTATTTGTTGTGGTGATGTTTCGATATCTGAGATTGATGATTGTGAAATAGTTTGTTTATGAGTGGATTGTAATAATTGGAAATATCTTTTCGGGAGCTTGAATCTTGGAGTAGATGGGAAGTTGGAATCTTGATTGATTTCCGTACCACATTGGGGACAAATATATGAGGATAAGGATTCCAGTGGTCTTTGATGTATATGAGTCCTCCTTGTTGAATGAGTAGATCCGTATTGTGGCGGTGTTGTCGGGACTTGTTGGAAATATGATAATTTCCCTGAGATTGGATTCACGATCAATAGAGAGTTTGATGTTGGATCACTTAGAATCAATGAATCATCATCTCTATAGGGAACTAAACTCATCTTTGATTGAGAGGTAACCGTAATTTCGTTGTTGGTTTCTAAAACTAGCCTTTTTGATCTATGTGTATGTGTGTATGTTCTTTAGATTTACTTAATTTAACTGAAATATATACCCTTAATGGCTTTTTCAGATCTACAGTTTATAgttaatttatatattacaGCGAGACTAAATGTAAAAATGTCAGATGAGCTTTTCAGAAgaataaatcaataaaaaaatagatGCTGTTTATATGATAAGCACCGGTGTTTAGGAAGGTACATCGAGCTAATCTATAAtgctaatgataatatcgCTAGAGAGCTATTAAGCTGTGGAAAGGCGGGCTCGATGTGACTTTGACTGCAGTGATGAGATAATAAGATTCGGGATCCATTATGAAAGTCTTGCATCTTTCTATTTTGTTCAACAGCGCAATTCAAGATGTTCATTCTCAGGATTGAGGTTGCCAAAAAGAGAAGTTGGTTTTGAATGGCACTATGCTCGAACTTCTCTTTCACTCTTATTGAAAGGATGAAACAGCGGGGCTTAAGGCCCACACCGAAGGCACAATATATATGGCCttattttaaaaatgtaTGGTAATATGTAATGGTATTTGGTATTATGCTGAAGTTGTCGTATACTGCCGAGCTAGACATCTGAAGACCAGCACAGGACTACATTTGTGACGTATGAAGATAAATAGTTAGGTTGTTCTGGTTACCTACTTTCGGTGGTCTATTTTGTTACTAAAAAATGATTTTAGTTAGAatatatacgtacataaataaataaaataaagtctctcttttttttctttccaaaCGTTGTTAGCATATAGCTTCCTTATGATTTCACAATTTGCTCTTGATTTTGAGGTTTATCTTGTTTCGTGgaaatcaatttgaaatgaGTCTTAATATGCTTACtcaaattagaagattCATTGAATGCCTTCCCACAAATCTTACATTTCAAAGGTTTTTCACCAGTATGAGTTCTAATATGGATTTTCAATGAACTTGCAATAGTGAATCTTTTATCACAAAGATGACATTGGAATGGTTTTTCTCCTGTATGCGTCCTTTGGTGCTGTTTTAAAGTTTCCAAGTTGGAAAAACATTTATTACAAACTGGACATTTACATGGTTTATAACCTGAATGGACTTTTAAATGACGTACCATCTTTTGTCTTTGAGTAAATTTCTTGGAACAACCGTGCCAATGGCATTGATATTGGGATTGACcctttaataaatgatcATTTTCAAGGTGCGTATTTAAATCCTCTTTGGAATTGAAAACTTGATCACAGAGGCCCCATTCACATTTAATAGTTCCCAATTTGTTTGATATCGGCAAAACTGTgctatcattattttttattgttgttggtaAAGATGGTTGAACAGTGGTATTGGATAATAATTCTAAATGATGAGTATCGTTTGCGCAATGTAAAGAATGATGggaattcaaatttattttagTCATTTTAGgttcaatgaatttgatatcGAAATTAATACCATGGGTATCATTAATATGATTGATTAATGAacaaatatcattatttttatttgtataATCACAATCTTGCCAATTACATGAATTGATAAacgtattattattatcttgttGACCGTTTTCGGTTGCTTTAGCTGTTTGTTGGAGAGTTGTTGCTGGCAAAGATACGTGATCTTTTATGATAtgtttttgtaattctaaTAGAgtattaaatgattcagTACAATCTGCCCATTTGCATTTTAAAGTCGGctcatcatttttcttaaatatccaattgaaatttaCTGTATTGTTATCTTGCATTAgtttattatcattgaaaatttcattattatttgtagaTGTAGTAGAAGTCGTAACATCATTTGTTGCTAGTGGTAGCGGAGGATAATGATAGAATTTATCAGGTTCAGTAGATATCATATGTTTTGATCGTTCATAGCTATATGTTTTTGCAATTGGACTACTAGCATTTACCgttgaaattttaaatttattttgttgttgagcTTCTTTATGTGGATGTAATTGGATTcggtgatgatgatgcaaGTTGGTATGGTCATGATTATGGGGATtaggaatattattattattagtagtaATGGTAGTAGTAGTGTATGCATTGTTATCGTTAGAAGGTGGTGTTTTGCTAATGGATGAATGCAACAGATTGATACTCTGATTTTGCCCACTAGAATGaatatgattatgatgGTTCATGTGATTGGCAAACGGTACCTCATAAAGAGTCGAAATATCACAAAGATCTTCTAATATCTTAAGGTCGGTTTGAGAGTTGACAATATGTTCGTGATATTGCCGTTGCAATGATGGATGTGTTGTGTCATGAGCAGATGTTAAATGATCATGAGAGTTGCAGTGTTTACAAAATTGATCTATAATTACATTTAAATCTtgtttatcatcttcagttttcacaatatttttatcaGCATTCGGTAGTTCGAATGGTTTACTCTGTGAGTTGATAGAAGATTGAGGATGACATTGTGTATCACAAGTCAAATCACAATTGATCTCCGTAATAGTATCCTTGTATGGTATATCATTTGAATGGTCAGAGCTCTTAGTCGATAGAgatgaatttttcagtGGATTAGTATTCTGTATGCCAGTATAAATGTTCAGCTCGTCCAAATTAAGATTCGTGATGTAATCACTGAATGTTCCAGAATTTTTTGCTTTGATGTCTTCTTTGCTATATTCAGAGAGATGATGATCCATTTCACAACATATTTCCAACACTTTAGGATTACAATAACAATTTTCATTATGAGTGCtatcgttattatttgtgaaattactattattatgagTGATTGTTGATACCATTGGATCCAATTTCCTTCGCTTGAAAAATGCATCGACATTACTATTTAAGTTTGCggatggtaataataaagtatCATCATGGTAAGAGAAATCCTTTGGAAGtatagaagaagaagaaattggatcattatttattgcaCGATCAGCATCCCTATgataattaatgaattcgAAATGTTGGCAATCTGCGTACTGTGTACAATCGATTTCATCTGAACTTTGGTTACAAGAACCAAGGATATTTCCGGTACTTGAAGATTTTTCCGTATTATCAGTTGAAgtagcagcagcagcagcagtAGCAGTAGTGGTTGTAGCTATATCTCTCGATAAGGTCTGACCAGTAGCATCCGTGGCACCGCTACCTCTATCACCAGCGTTGTGATTCACATGAACATGACCGTGAATATAAGTCAGATTATCATGATTATGAATATGACCATGAACTATCCCTTCTTGTGTATTCGGCattgtatgtatatatatcgAAATTCAGCCGTAATTGCACGTTCCACTAATTTCTATCTTATCTTGGTGCAATTTCTGTGATGATAGCCTTTTATCTCAATGGATTCCTGAATATTAGAAATTCTTCTCAAGCAACAATATTATTGGTGCACTGACaggtatatatatatatatatatattcttaatTTCTACGAAAAATCTTCGTTGGTTCTTCCACaacattttccaaattgTCAGAGTCAGCCAATTTCTATAATTCGGACAATGGTActaattatatttttattgtgTTATATGTGTTAGTATacagtatatatatatatatatattcacaAACTCTGCAAGAACAAGGAACACAAAGAAACACTACTTCAGATACCAATTTATAACGgtagatattattattagtgtACGGGAGGTAAGACCAGAAtcattaagaaaaaaaatacgtacatatatatatatataagcGAAAAATGACTATGAAATCGGTATGTGTGTATTGTGGTTCGTCTTCAGGTAAAGATAAGATTTTCTCAGCGCAAGCCAATGAATTAGGTAAATTATTCTATGGATTAGGCTGGCAGTTAATTTATGGAGGTGGTACTACAGGTTTAATGGGTCAAGTAGCCATTGGTGCCATGGGAGACAATTCTGATGGTCACGTCCATGGTATTATTCCCAACGCCCTTGTTGCTAAAGAACGTAAGGATTCTCAAGGAGGAGTAGTAGAAAAGGAGGAGGATGAGATACAGATAGATGTAGATGTAGAAGATCATAGAGGGTCTACCCCGATTTCTAATAAGTTTGGGAAGACTACTGTTGTTCCAGATATGCATTCgagaaaaagaatgatGGCTGAATTAAGTGACGCTTTCGTAGCTATGCCCGGTGGGTATGGGACCATGGAGGAAATCATGGAATGTATTACATGGTCTCAATTAGGTATTCATAATAAACCAATtgttttattcaatatagATGGATTTTATGATTCcttattaaaatttgtcCAAAATTCCATTGAAAGAGGGTTTATTAGTGAGAAAAATGGGAAGATTGTTCAAGTAGCCACTACAGCTCCAGAAGTTATTGAAATGATTCAAAACTATGTTGTTCCTGAAGGTAGattcaatttgaattgGCAAGACGAAGGGGACAATGAGCATGATGATGAGCATGATTGTAAGTAAATACGTAAGTGAataagtaagtaagtaaaataataaaccaaTTAGCATCCTCATATACCGTAGCATCAAACAAACGTATAAGAAACATCTTTATCTCCACTGCTGTATGATCATATGAATTACTGTCATAAACTGTCCTTTCAGAAACCTCGCCCTgttaagaaagaaaacacTACATAAAGtatttatatagaaaaGAGAGAAGAGATGATGGGTGGTAGTCATCGCATAGGAAGAACTACAACAGGGATCAGGcagaaaaaagaataagAGGTTGAACCGTTCAGAATGAGAGGTTATTCGAACCCAGCATTTAAAGCATTGGGTATTCCAACGATAAAACTACCTTCCCGAAACTGGTTAATATTCTGGACAGTCCTCACAACAGGCTTATCAGGTATCGTCTATGACAAATATCAACAACGTTCCATAATATCACATTATACAGATCTCGTTAAACCTTTCAGTAAGGAGCCTTTACCTGTTCAAAGGAAGCCAAGAAAGATTACAGTCTTCATTGCTCCTCCACCGAATGATTATTTGGATACTTCTTTGAAGATTTGGAGACGATATATTAAGCCGGTTTTATATTATGCCGGATTAGACTATGATGTTGTCGAGGAAGATAGGCAAGGTGTTATCAGGACGAAAGTAGCGTCTGAACTACGTCAATTAAGATTGCAATTATcggaaaagaaaaatggaTCCATTGAACATAAGCAcgacgatgatgaagaatcgtcaacaaaagaaaaacaagaacTAAAGGCAGACCCAAGTGAATTTTTAGGTGTCTTttacaagaaaaacaaaGTGGCGGTGGAAATTATCCCGGATGATTGTTTAGTAGAGGACCCCAAGATGGCAGGAGGTGTTATTTGTATTGGTAGAGGCGCTTATAAAGAATATCTTACTGGTTTGCATGAAGGACTACTGGGTCCACTTGAAGAACCAGCTCCGGTAACAGAGCCAACAATAGTGGATCCAACCATATCTAATCCTGTTGATGATGTATCGCTTGTAGAACAGGAACTGCAAGGCAATTTAGATGATACCATCAGAGTAGTGGACACACTCAATGACGAGTCATCATCGCCAAATCTTGAAGACACGAATGatagtaaaaataaagaagagaagaaagaggaaaaaGAGGAGggagaagaaaaggaaaaggaaaaggaaactgCAGTCATCGTTAAACCATTTATAACGTCAGATAAATACTCGGAAGCAACGATCCCTTCGGAATTAGAACAATTGACAAATGGGAAATTCGCAATAAAAGATCCAAACACAAATATCCCTATCCTTTTACATCAACCATTGTTGATGATACCTATCCCTAATCTATCTGGATTTACCAACATGCCCAGGAGAATTGCAAGATTCTATCaaagaagagaatatgCGTCCCGTGTTTGTTCAGAGACATATCATCTAGTCACGCAAGAAAATATGAGGAAATTTGATCAAAATATAGATACACAATGGGGtaaagaggaagaggaGGATTATTGGCCATCCCAATGGGTTAAGCAAGGTTTAGAACGTAAGAGTGAATGGACTAGGCCATTAATCACTGATCCTAAAGTGGTTGATAATGTTACTGTGATAGATCACTAAATACGACACTGTTAAgcatattttgtaaatataaaaaagttcactatataaaaaatgtaaGTTTTCCCTAATTAAAGGTTAATACCAAAGTATATACTAAACTTGAAGATGTCTGTCACTGAGTCAAAAAGGCAACAATAACTAGCCAAAAGAACATATCATATCAACCGATCACTAAACGTTACATAttaccttttttttttaaggCACCATGATGAAATCATTCTTTAAAGCTCCATTAGATATAGAAATTTTGTTAGACAATGAGGATTCCCGAAAACATGTCCATGGTAATTTACCATTGTATGAAGATGGAGAATCTATAAACGGGATAGTCACATTAAGAGTAAGAGAGGGGAAACGAGTGGAGCATTTAGGTGTTAAGATTTCTGTTATTGGATCAATTGATGTGGTTAAGAAGGCAGATAATGGAACCAACGAGATATTGTCAAAGAAACCCTTAGATCAATTTCTTTGCTTGAGCTACGATTTATGTCCCACGGGAGAATTACAACATTCACAAAGCTATTCCTTTGCATTTAAGGATCTTAATAAGAGATTTGAATCATATGTCGGAAGAAATGTGGAAGTAAATTATTACGTTAAAGTTACCGTATTAAGGAAATCAACAGATATTTCGaagattaagaaattttgGGTTTACCTCTATAAAGATAACGTTAGTGCAATAACGACAGTTTCCAATAGTTTATCTAcgcaacaacaacaacctACTGCAATATCGAATGGAGAAAACGCTGGTCCTGCTGAAGAAAATGGGCAATCTAcaaataatcataataaagTGGCGGATCCTCAAGCAAAACAAATCAAGCTAGATATTGGTATAGAGAATTGTCTCCATAtagaatttgaatattcaaAAGCTCAATATTCCTTAAAAGATGTAATTGTTGGTAGAATATATTTCCTTCTAACTAGGTTAAAAATTAGACACATGGAATTAAGTTTATTAACGAGAGAAATATCTGGCATGAAACCTAACACAACCATTAAAGATACCATTACCATTAGATATGAAATCATGGATGGATCTCCAGTAAAGGGAGAAACGATACCAATCAGGCTGTTCTTAGGTGGATATGACTTGACGCCTAATATGTCTTGTAATTATTTTAGTgtgaagaattatttaagTTTAGTTATAGTGGATGAAGATGGTAGACGATATTTCAAGCAGTCTGAGGTGATACTTTATCGTACCAGAGAATGAGATCGTAAAGggtaaataataattggCACGTAAGCATCTCTTTCAATTGTCATTAAAAGAAGTAACAAACAGTATTTTACTGGGTGGTACatgtttttcaattcattacataaatttaattcattagaCGTACATTTCATTTATACAAAAAGGCCAACAGACATCATTTTcaagtaaaaaaaaacatattTGTTAAGGAATGCCAAATCagataaatataaaccAGATGGACCTAACAGTTAATCTACTATATATTTGTTCTACCTCTATCATCTTTGTTTACCATGCGAATAAACTTTTGTTAGAGCCAGTACATTATCCATCCAAAAAGTGTTCCGTAGTACAGAAGAAGATGCGGCACCATTGACATATATCTACCCTCAACAAATCCGAATTTATTATACCTTTGCCTATCCCTATGCACCATGATACGTCCTACTTGATAGttataataaagaaagCTGAAAACATCCAATATTTGCAATACTACTCAAATCGGTTGCTTCTTTTTAGCTAAATTCACCactattaaataataatagtaaccataataatatatggACGGACGGACTTTCCAGCTAGTAAGATCGCATCGCATCACATCACATGGGCCAGTGGCCGAGAAATGTTTCTTTAAGAAACGGTTATAAATGGGAAACAAAGAGGAAACCCAGAGGAAACAGCCGCCGTCTCTTACCGCTTTCGGTAAAAGGTAAACATAGCCCTGTATTGACATGAAATTTACACGTAAAAAGGTATCAAGAGAGATGCTTCGCTTGATCTGGGCTGGCTTTCtaaattgatttctttgatctgccattttttttaaggTACCTAACGCAAAAATTATTGGACTCTGTAAACT includes:
- the IKS1 gene encoding protein kinase IKS1 (similar to Saccharomyces cerevisiae IKS1 (YJL057C); ancestral locus Anc_1.324) → MSLVPYRDDDSLILSDPTSNSLLIVNPISGKLSYFQQVPTTPPQYGSTHSTRRTHIHQRPLESLSSYICPQCGTEINQDSNFPSTPRFKLPKRYFQLLQSTHKQTISQSSISDIETSPQQIQNNNNKSFFIPPELFIPGYFHKFFTTLSLLGNGARGSVFKVVHKIGDTNLGIFALKKIPIGNDMIWFNKCIREVKALSSLTHKSANLITYNHVWLEMDDSCGVVPGATPEVGVLEPEKIPCLFILQQFCEGGNLEDCIERDVFAKAPNLESIEERKRRFRLKRDARRNNNNSLDGDHRQGLSSRQIISILRDIARGLHELHDIGLIHRDLKPSNCLLLQKYKEGDDLEFPTVVIGDLGESQMEGEARIGTGATGTLEFTAPEVIISDTMKRVATGMGRDYNEYTYAADIYSLGMICYFIIFGELPFNSELNIPELKEKVKSFKFNKRAMLEQHRSLKLLPIDHRIFDLMESLLSPSVSTRPTAKEVEDLLDSLLMNHEDGSAHNFDNEDNLSILEQPVENASNKNTSEVDDEIIEESEEDDDDGDEKIIEEIMNDHQQLPMFSINEQLLSLPAPHTPSQSHQSSNYFSGVNLKFSVVTFLTISIICLPKINVHVVYFTLFLYGMYSGTPTRTNLKALIGLSVVLLWLLTQI
- the ZAP1 gene encoding Zap1p (similar to Saccharomyces cerevisiae ZAP1 (YJL056C); ancestral locus Anc_1.326); amino-acid sequence: MPNTQEGIVHGHIHNHDNLTYIHGHVHVNHNAGDRGSGATDATGQTLSRDIATTTTATAAAAATSTDNTEKSSSTGNILGSCNQSSDEIDCTQYADCQHFEFINYHRDADRAINNDPISSSSILPKDFSYHDDTLLLPSANLNSNVDAFFKRRKLDPMVSTITHNNSNFTNNNDSTHNENCYCNPKVLEICCEMDHHLSEYSKEDIKAKNSGTFSDYITNLNLDELNIYTGIQNTNPLKNSSLSTKSSDHSNDIPYKDTITEINCDLTCDTQCHPQSSINSQSKPFELPNADKNIVKTEDDKQDLNVIIDQFCKHCNSHDHLTSAHDTTHPSLQRQYHEHIVNSQTDLKILEDLCDISTLYEVPFANHMNHHNHIHSSGQNQSINLLHSSISKTPPSNDNNAYTTTTITTNNNNIPNPHNHDHTNLHHHHRIQLHPHKEAQQQNKFKISTVNASSPIAKTYSYERSKHMISTEPDKFYHYPPLPLATNDVTTSTTSTNNNEIFNDNKLMQDNNTVNFNWIFKKNDEPTLKCKWADCTESFNTLLELQKHIIKDHVSLPATTLQQTAKATENGQQDNNNTFINSCNWQDCDYTNKNNDICSLINHINDTHGINFDIKFIEPKMTKINLNSHHSLHCANDTHHLELLSNTTVQPSLPTTIKNNDSTVLPISNKLGTIKCEWGLCDQVFNSKEDLNTHLENDHLLKGQSQYQCHWHGCSKKFTQRQKMVRHLKVHSGYKPCKCPVCNKCFSNLETLKQHQRTHTGEKPFQCHLCDKRFTIASSLKIHIRTHTGEKPLKCKICGKAFNESSNLSKHIKTHFKLISTKQDKPQNQEQIVKS
- the LOG1 gene encoding Log1p (similar to Saccharomyces cerevisiae YJL055W; ancestral locus Anc_1.327) → MTMKSVCVYCGSSSGKDKIFSAQANELGKLFYGLGWQLIYGGGTTGLMGQVAIGAMGDNSDGHVHGIIPNALVAKERKDSQGGVVEKEEDEIQIDVDVEDHRGSTPISNKFGKTTVVPDMHSRKRMMAELSDAFVAMPGGYGTMEEIMECITWSQLGIHNKPIVLFNIDGFYDSLLKFVQNSIERGFISEKNGKIVQVATTAPEVIEMIQNYVVPEGRFNLNWQDEGDNEHDDEHDCK
- the TIM54 gene encoding Tim22-complex subunit TIM54 (similar to Saccharomyces cerevisiae TIM54 (YJL054W); ancestral locus Anc_1.328) codes for the protein MRGYSNPAFKALGIPTIKLPSRNWLIFWTVLTTGLSGIVYDKYQQRSIISHYTDLVKPFSKEPLPVQRKPRKITVFIAPPPNDYLDTSLKIWRRYIKPVLYYAGLDYDVVEEDRQGVIRTKVASELRQLRLQLSEKKNGSIEHKHDDDEESSTKEKQELKADPSEFLGVFYKKNKVAVEIIPDDCLVEDPKMAGGVICIGRGAYKEYLTGLHEGLLGPLEEPAPVTEPTIVDPTISNPVDDVSLVEQELQGNLDDTIRVVDTLNDESSSPNLEDTNDSKNKEEKKEEKEEGEEKEKEKETAVIVKPFITSDKYSEATIPSELEQLTNGKFAIKDPNTNIPILLHQPLLMIPIPNLSGFTNMPRRIARFYQRREYASRVCSETYHLVTQENMRKFDQNIDTQWGKEEEEDYWPSQWVKQGLERKSEWTRPLITDPKVVDNVTVIDH
- the PEP8 gene encoding retromer subunit PEP8 (similar to Saccharomyces cerevisiae PEP8 (YJL053W); ancestral locus Anc_1.329) is translated as MMKSFFKAPLDIEILLDNEDSRKHVHGNLPLYEDGESINGIVTLRVREGKRVEHLGVKISVIGSIDVVKKADNGTNEILSKKPLDQFLCLSYDLCPTGELQHSQSYSFAFKDLNKRFESYVGRNVEVNYYVKVTVLRKSTDISKIKKFWVYLYKDNVSAITTVSNSLSTQQQQPTAISNGENAGPAEENGQSTNNHNKVADPQAKQIKLDIGIENCLHIEFEYSKAQYSLKDVIVGRIYFLLTRLKIRHMELSLLTREISGMKPNTTIKDTITIRYEIMDGSPVKGETIPIRLFLGGYDLTPNMSCNYFSVKNYLSLVIVDEDGRRYFKQSEVILYRTRE